A region from the Triticum urartu cultivar G1812 chromosome 1, Tu2.1, whole genome shotgun sequence genome encodes:
- the LOC125530792 gene encoding glucose-1-phosphate adenylyltransferase large subunit, chloroplastic/amyloplastic produces the protein MSSMQFSSVLPLEGKACVSPVRREGSACERLKVGDSSSIRHERASRRMCNGGRGPAATGAQCVFTSDASPADTLVLRTSFRRNYADPNEVAAVILGGGTGTQLFPLTSTRATPAVPIGGCYRLIDIPMSNCFNSGINKIFVMTQFNSASLNRHIHRTYLGGGINFTDGSVEVLAATQMPGEAAGWFRGTADAVRKFIWVLEDYYKNKSIEHILILSGDQLYRMDYMELVQKHVDDNADITLSCAPVGESRASEYGLVKFDSSGRVVQFSEKPKGADLEAMKVDTSFLNFAIDDPAKYPYIASMGVYVFKRDVLLNLLKSRYAELHDFGSEILPRALHDHNVQAYVFTDYWEDIGTIRSFFDANMALCEQPPKFEFYDPKTPFFTSPRYLPPTKSDKCRIKEAIISHGCFLRECKIEHSIIGVRSRLNSGSELKNAMMMGADSYETEDEISRLMSEGKVPIGVGENTKISNCIIDMNARIGRDVVISNKEGVQEADRPEEGYYIRSGIVVIQKNATIKDGTVV, from the exons ATGTCATCGATGCAGTTCAGCAGCGTGCTGCCCCTGGAGGGCAAGGCGTGCGTCTCCCCCGTCAGGAGAGAGGGCTCAGCCTGCGAGCGCCTCAAGGTCGGGGACAGCAGCAGCATCAGGCATGAGAGGGCCTCCAGGAGGATGTGCAACGGCGGCAGGGGCCCCGCCGCCACGGGCGCGCAGTGCGTGTTCACCTCCGACGCCAGCCCAGCAGACACCCTT GTTCTCCGGACGTCCTTCAGGAGGAATTACGCTGATCCGAACGAGGTCGCGGCCGTCATACTCGGCGGTGGCACCGGGACTCAGCTCTTCCCACTCACAAGCACAAGGGCCACACCTGCT GTTCCTATTGGAGGATGTTACAGGCTCATCGACATTCCCATGAGCAACTGCTTCAACAGTGGCATCAACAAGATATTCGTCATGACCCAGTTCAACTCGGCCTCTCTTAATCGTCACATTCATCGCACCTACCTCGGCGGGGGAATCAATTTCACTGATGGATCTGTTGAG GTATTGGCCGCGACGCAAATGCCTGGGGAGGCTGCTGGATGGTTCCGCGGAACAGCGGACGCCGTCAGAAAATTTATCTGGGTGCTTGAG GACTATTATAAGAATAAATCCATAGAGCACATTTTGATCTTGTCGGGCGATCAGCTTTATCGCATGGATTACATGGAGCTTGTGCAG AAACATGTGGATGACAATGCTGACATTACTTTATCATGTGCCCCTGTTGGAGAGAG CCGGGCATCTGAGTACGGGCTAGTGAAGTTCGACAGTTCAGGCCGTGTGGTCCAATTTTCTGAGAAGCCAAAGGGTGCCGATCTGGAAGCGATG AAAGTGGATACCAGTTTTCTCAATTTCGCCATAGACGACCCTGCTAAATATCCATATATTGCGTCGATGGGAGTTTATGTCTTCAAAAGAGATGTTCTGCTGAACCTTCTAAA GTCAAGATACGCAGAACTACATGACTTTGGGTCTGAAATCCTCCCGAGAGCTCTGCATGATCACAATGTGCAG GCATATGTCTTCACTGACTACTGGGAGGACATTGGAACAATCAGATCCTTCTTCGATGCGAACATGGCCCTCTGCGAGCAG CCTCCAAAGTTTGAATTTTATGATCCAAAAACTCCCTTCTTCACTTCGCCTCGGTACTTACCACCAACAAAGTCAGACAAGTGCAGG ATCAAAGAAGCGATCATTTCGCACGGCTGCTTCTTGCGTGAATGCAAAATCGAGCACTCCATCATCGGCGTTCGTTCACGCCTAAACTCCGGAAGCGAGCTCAAG AACGCGATGATGATGGGCGCGGACTCGTACGAGACCGAGGACGAGATCTCGAGGCTGATGTCGGAGGGCAAGGTCCCCATCGGCGTCGGGGAGAACACAAAGATCAG CAACTGCATCATCGACATGAATGCGAGGATAGGAAGGGACGTGGTCATCTCAAACAAGGAG GGAGTGCAAGAAGCCGACAGGCCGGAGGAAGGGTACTACATCAGGTCCGGGATCGTGGTGATCCAGAAGAACGCGACCATCAAGGACGGCACCGTCGTGTAG